Part of the Candidatus Amarolinea dominans genome is shown below.
TTGCTTGAATCTCATGACTTCCTTCTCCTCGGCTCAGAACCCGTTCAGAAACCGGGTTTCTCGATAGATCAGCCAATCACCGTGATCGTGATCGGCGCACTCTGAATCGTTTCGCCAGCGGTTGTGATCCCAATGGCTTGGAACGTGTACTCGCCCGCCTGCAATTGCCACCAGGCGCTGGCGTAGGTGGCTTGCTGCTGCCACAGGGGGCGACCGTTCACGGTCAAGGTCAGCTCACGCAGCGGCAGGGCGCTCTGCGCGGCAATCTCGATCTGCTGTGTGTCCGCGGGCGCGGCGCGGCTCAGGCGATAGACGCGTGCGGGGTCCGGGCTGGTCAGGGTCAAGCTCACGCCGCTTGCCAGGGTGGCGTCGCGACCAGGGGCCATGCGACCTCCCGCAGGTAAGGCCGCAGTCTGCGCTGGTAGGACGATCTCTGCCAGCGGCGGCGGCTGGGCGATGTCGTGCGCTCGCGCCCATTCCTGCAACTCCGGTGGCAACGCCCAGAAGACCTTGTCCAGGCGATACGCGGGAGGTGTCTCGGGCGTGGCCCGCTGCATAGTGCGGCCGTCCAGGCTGATGCGTTGGTGCATGGTGTCGGCCTGCGTGGGCGCGCACGCCTGGCCGGGACAGGCGATGAAAATCTCCTGGCGCCGATAGGGGCACAGGTCGGTGGGCAGCAGGCCCGAATCGCTGCAAATCTCCATCTCCACCAGGCCTGGGGGGCGCTCGAAATCTTGAGCCGGGGTGTTGTGCAGCACCGTCTCCATAAAATCGTGCCAGATGGGCGCCGCGCCGGTGACCCCGCTGACGCCGATCATCGAGGCGTTGTCCGCGTTGCCCACCCACACACCAACCACCAAATCTGGAGTATATCCCACCGTCCAGTTATCCTTCCAATCAGTGGTGGTCCCCGTTTTGACTGCGGCCGGCCGGTTGCCCGAAAGGCGCAGCAGGCTGTTGCGGCCAAAGGTGCGTACGCGCGCCTCGTTATCGCTCAGAATGTCGGTGATCAGGTAGGCCACCTGTGGACTGAGCACTTGCGCGCCTGGCCCGGTTGGCCCCATGCCCGGCAGGGCCTGACCGTCGCGGTTCTCGATCTTCAGAATGGCAACCGGCGACACCCGGCGGCCGCCGCTGGCAAAAGCGCCGTACGCGGCGGTCAACTCGAGCAGGCGCACTTCGCCTCCGCCCAGGGTCAGGGCCAGGCCCAGGGCATCCGTCTGCACGAACGAGGAGATGCCCAGGCGCTGCGCCTGATCCACCAACGCCGGCACGCCGATGAATTGCAGAACCTTGACCGCGGGGATGTTGAACGAATTGCCGAGGGCATCGCGCAGCAGCACCGGGCCGTGGAAATCGAGATCGTAGTTCAATGGAACATACGGCTCGCCCTCACGCGTGGGAAAAACGGTGCGCACGTCAGCCACCAGCGTGGCTGGATTGAGCGGCGCGCGGCCGGCCGCCTGCGCACGAGCCGGGTCGAACGCGGCCGCGTAAGTCAACGGCTTGATCGCGGAACCGGGCTGGCGCAGGCTCAAGGCCGCGTTGACATTGCCCTGGATACGATCATCGAAGTAGTCGGGGCTGCCGACCAGGGCCAAAATCTCGCCAGTCTGCGGATCGAGCGCCACCAATGCGGCGTTGTCCACGCGGCGGCTGAGCGGCGCCCGGCGATCCTCCTTGAGTTGGCGCAGGCGGCGCTGCACGATGGCCTGCCCCTCCTGCTGCCAGTCAAGATCGAGAGTGGTGGTGACGCGCAGGCCGCCCTGGCGCAGCGCGTCCACGCCGAGTTGCTGTTCGAGCAGGCTGCTGACGTACATCACAAAATGGGGTGCGCGGATGGGAAACGTGTTGGTGTTGAATTGCAGCGGCTCTTGCCGGACTAAGTCAGCCTGTGCGGCTGACAGATAGCCCTGTTCCACCATCAGGCTGAGCACCGTGGCCTGGCGCTTGCGCGCGGCGCCAGCATCCAGCAACGGATTGTAGCGCGCGGGTGACTGCAGCAGGCCGATGAGCAGGGCGCACTGGGCAGTGTCCAACTCACGGGCCGACGCGCCCAAGTAGGCCTGACTGGCCGCCTCCAATCCGACGGCAAAGTTGCCAAAGTAAACTTGATTGAGGTAGAGCGCCAACAGTTGATCCTTGCTGTAGGCTTGCTCCAGACGCCAGGCCAGCCAGGCTTCACGCAGCTTGCGACGCAGGGAAAGCTCGTAGCGCTCCTCTGCGCTCATCAGCAAATTGCGGGCCACCTGCTGCGTGATGGTCGAGGCGCCGCTGACCGTTTCACCGGCCTGGGTATTTTGCCACAGCGCACGGGCGATGGCGCTGAGATCAACGCCTGGATGCTGGTAGAAGTGCTTGTCCTCAGTGGCCACGGCGGCCTGGCGACAGGCCAGCGGCATGTCAGCCAGGGGCACCGACGCCTGCTTGCTGCCGTTGGGGTCAATCACCTCGTACAGCAGGCGGCCGTGGCGGTCCAGGATCAGCGTGGATGGCCGCTGCACGCGCTGCGCCACCGCTCCTGGCCCAGGTAGATCGGCCAGAAAGATGGCGTAGATCACCCCGGCCGTCAGCAGCGCCGTGAGCAAAAAGAAGATCATCAATTTGAAGGCAAGTCGCAAACGTTGTGTCATCAGCAAAAAATCCCTGAATCCCAAACCAGACGTGGGGTGGTCTCATCGTCAAACAAAACGTGCCACGCTTGGGTTTGGTTCCTACGGCCACCTCATGAACGAGTGATGGCAAACGGGCGCCGCGCCACCCACTGCGCCAGGCGGTCGCGGAAAATCTTGGCATTGTGGCGGCGGTCAACTGGAAAGCCAGGGTGGAAAGCGAAGCTGGTCAATCGAGATGTCAGAACAAACCGGACCCCAAGTGTACGGAGTTCCGCGACAAACTGAGCACGGGCCTGGACCGTGCGTGGGAAATGCCCTGGCAGCGGCTCGATCAAAATGACGGGCTGCGGTCCGCCTGCGGGAGCGTCTCTGTCCGACGGACCGGGCACCAGCGCCGAACGATAAACCCGTGGATGCTGATTGAACACGTTTTCGACGGGGTCGCTGAACAGCGGCGAGCCAGCGGGCCACTCCAGCCGATCGGCCTTGCGGCCACAAAACCACACCCGCCCCTGCTCATCAAGATAACCGACATCGCCGGTGCGGTGCCACGTGCCCTCAGCAGCTGGAATTTTCGCCAGGCGGTCGGCCTGCGGGCGCTGAAAATAGGCCACAGAGACGGCGGGACCGCGTACAACGATTTCCCCCGCCTGTCCGGGCGGCAGCCGCAGCGCCTGATCCCAGGCCGCCAGCGGCGCGTCGGTGATGCGGATGATCGCCAATTCGATGCCCGGCGCCGGTCGCCCCACACAGGTACCGTGGATCGGCTCAGGGCGAGCGGCGCGGGCCGCCAGAATTTCCGCGCCCAACGGCGCGGTCATCGTCAGAGCTTCGGTGGCGCCGTAGGGAGTGCAGGTGTCGCCGCCCGGCGCCAGCAGGCCGCGGAAACGTGCCAGCAGCGAGGCACGGACCGGGGCGCCGGCCATCAGGACGCGACGCAGCGTGGGCAGGGTGATCTGCTGCGCCTGGCAGTAGCGCGTCACCGGTTCCCAGAGCGCGGGGGAGCCGAAGGCCAGCGTGACCCGCTGGTCGTGAATCATCTGCACGAGGCGCGCCGGGTTGACCTGCGCCGGCCGCGTGACATCCAGGTCGGGCAGGGCGGCGGTGAGGCCGAGCAGGATATCGAACAGGGCAAAGAGCGGAAAAGCGGCGAGGTCAATGTCGTCGGCCCGCGCGCCGAACAGATCGCCCAATTGTGCCAGCAGAGCGGCGAACATGCTGGTTGTGTAAATGGCGCCCTTGGGCAGGCCGGTGCTGCCGGTGGTGTATGTCACCGCCACGGGGTCGTGCGGGGCGACAGAGGCCAGAGGAAATGGCTGCGGTTGTGGCCGATTCATCTGCGGCAGACCAAAGCGCCCAGGCCAGCGGCGCGCGACGGTGATCCAGGTGCGGACAGAGCGGAACGCCCGCGGCGCGGCCAGGCGCGTTGCATGCACCAGGGGGATGCCGATGACGGCCTGTGGCTGCGCCTCGGCCACGCAAGTGAGCAGGCGGCGAAAACCAACCGTGGGATCAATGAAAATCGGCAAGGCCCCGATCTTGAGCAAGGCCAGGGCAATCAGGAGCAAATCGAGGCCCGGGCGCACAAACAGCAGGGTGCGAACGCCCTGTTGCACGCCAGCCGCGGCCAACCCGTGGGCATAAGCGTCGGTCAGCGCTTCCAGGTCGGCGTAGGTGCGCGTGGCGTAGACAGGGCGACCATCAACCTGACGCCGCGCCACGAAGATGACCGCTGGCTTCTGTGGTTGCTGTTGTGCCCAATGGCGCAGGTGGGTCGCCAGGTTGTGCTCACGGTCGGGTTCCTGACGGACGCGCTGCCCGCTGCTGCAATCGTTCGAACTGATCTCCTGCACCGCCACTCTCGATGTCCACCTCCACAACCGCTAGTCCGCGCAGCCGGTGAATTCCCTGCCGAAAGGGCACTATGTCTGCTTTTTACCCCGGGCTGGCAGCGCCAATGTGCTGGCGCGATAAACACGCTGCCATTCGCTGAGCGTTGGCGCGACCTTGAGTCCCTCGTGCAGCGCGCGCAAGATGCCAACATCCTCGATTCGGTAGATGTCCGGCAGCAAAGCGATGCCCTCGCTACCATACTTCAGTTCCAGTCCCAGTTCAATACCGGCCAGCAGCCCTTGGCGTAACCCTGTCGCCTCCCCCTGCTGCATGCCCTGCTGGATGCCCTGCTGCATGCCCTGCTGCATGCCCTGCTGCATGCCCTGCTGCATGCCCTGCTCAAATCCCTCGTGCAATCCTTGCTCCAATCCCCTACGCATTCCGATGCGCTCAACGCTTGTGATATAAGTCATGTGTCGTTCCTCCTCATAGGCTGCAATCTCCTGCCACACATCGGCCTCGACAGCATCTGGTAATGCAAGAACCCAGTCAATAAAGCGAAACAGGTTCAGGATTTCCTGCCGTTCGACCCCTCGCTCATGGAGTTGATGAATCAGTGCCAGCTTCCACATCTTGCGTTGTTGAACATCGTCTCTTGTCTCTTGCGCCTTCAAGTGCGCCATCACCACGGTGGCAAAAGGGTTCTTGCTTGCGGTCAGGTCGCCCCAGTGGGCGGCGTAATCCAGCAACTTCACTGCCGGAAAATGAAACGATACTCTGCTGCCCCATAGGTCGTATCCATATTCATTGGGGCGCCAGGTTGCGCTGCGGTCCGCCAGTACCACCAGGCTCGCCACTCGCCGTTGGTAACGGTCGAACAGGCGATAGTTGTACACGTAAATCCGCTCCGCAAACGCAGGTTCGTATTGTCCCTGCACTTCGATGTGGATCAATACCCACGCTTCCTGCCCGTCCGCCTGCCAAACTCGTACCAGCTTATCGCCGATACGCCGCCCCAACACCGCGTCACGCACCACCTTCTGCAGTTCCTTGTCCAGGAATTCGTACCCCTTATCCCAGTCAATGCCTGCCCAGACCGCAGGAAAGAAGAAGTTCGTGAACTGCTCGAAGTAGGTCTCCAGCACGTCTTTCCAGGGGGTATCGTAATCGGCCTGTAGCTCTTTCGTTGCTCCTGTCACAGCCACCTCCTTCCGCGCTCAGAGTATAGCACATCAAGATCGTCCCATGC
Proteins encoded:
- a CDS encoding cytosolic protein; this translates as MTGATKELQADYDTPWKDVLETYFEQFTNFFFPAVWAGIDWDKGYEFLDKELQKVVRDAVLGRRIGDKLVRVWQADGQEAWVLIHIEVQGQYEPAFAERIYVYNYRLFDRYQRRVASLVVLADRSATWRPNEYGYDLWGSRVSFHFPAVKLLDYAAHWGDLTASKNPFATVVMAHLKAQETRDDVQQRKMWKLALIHQLHERGVERQEILNLFRFIDWVLALPDAVEADVWQEIAAYEEERHMTYITSVERIGMRRGLEQGLHEGFEQGMQQGMQQGMQQGMQQGIQQGMQQGEATGLRQGLLAGIELGLELKYGSEGIALLPDIYRIEDVGILRALHEGLKVAPTLSEWQRVYRASTLALPARGKKQT
- a CDS encoding transglycosylase domain-containing protein, whose amino-acid sequence is MTQRLRLAFKLMIFFLLTALLTAGVIYAIFLADLPGPGAVAQRVQRPSTLILDRHGRLLYEVIDPNGSKQASVPLADMPLACRQAAVATEDKHFYQHPGVDLSAIARALWQNTQAGETVSGASTITQQVARNLLMSAEERYELSLRRKLREAWLAWRLEQAYSKDQLLALYLNQVYFGNFAVGLEAASQAYLGASARELDTAQCALLIGLLQSPARYNPLLDAGAARKRQATVLSLMVEQGYLSAAQADLVRQEPLQFNTNTFPIRAPHFVMYVSSLLEQQLGVDALRQGGLRVTTTLDLDWQQEGQAIVQRRLRQLKEDRRAPLSRRVDNAALVALDPQTGEILALVGSPDYFDDRIQGNVNAALSLRQPGSAIKPLTYAAAFDPARAQAAGRAPLNPATLVADVRTVFPTREGEPYVPLNYDLDFHGPVLLRDALGNSFNIPAVKVLQFIGVPALVDQAQRLGISSFVQTDALGLALTLGGGEVRLLELTAAYGAFASGGRRVSPVAILKIENRDGQALPGMGPTGPGAQVLSPQVAYLITDILSDNEARVRTFGRNSLLRLSGNRPAAVKTGTTTDWKDNWTVGYTPDLVVGVWVGNADNASMIGVSGVTGAAPIWHDFMETVLHNTPAQDFERPPGLVEMEICSDSGLLPTDLCPYRRQEIFIACPGQACAPTQADTMHQRISLDGRTMQRATPETPPAYRLDKVFWALPPELQEWARAHDIAQPPPLAEIVLPAQTAALPAGGRMAPGRDATLASGVSLTLTSPDPARVYRLSRAAPADTQQIEIAAQSALPLRELTLTVNGRPLWQQQATYASAWWQLQAGEYTFQAIGITTAGETIQSAPITITVIG
- a CDS encoding AMP-binding protein — encoded protein: MQEISSNDCSSGQRVRQEPDREHNLATHLRHWAQQQPQKPAVIFVARRQVDGRPVYATRTYADLEALTDAYAHGLAAAGVQQGVRTLLFVRPGLDLLLIALALLKIGALPIFIDPTVGFRRLLTCVAEAQPQAVIGIPLVHATRLAAPRAFRSVRTWITVARRWPGRFGLPQMNRPQPQPFPLASVAPHDPVAVTYTTGSTGLPKGAIYTTSMFAALLAQLGDLFGARADDIDLAAFPLFALFDILLGLTAALPDLDVTRPAQVNPARLVQMIHDQRVTLAFGSPALWEPVTRYCQAQQITLPTLRRVLMAGAPVRASLLARFRGLLAPGGDTCTPYGATEALTMTAPLGAEILAARAARPEPIHGTCVGRPAPGIELAIIRITDAPLAAWDQALRLPPGQAGEIVVRGPAVSVAYFQRPQADRLAKIPAAEGTWHRTGDVGYLDEQGRVWFCGRKADRLEWPAGSPLFSDPVENVFNQHPRVYRSALVPGPSDRDAPAGGPQPVILIEPLPGHFPRTVQARAQFVAELRTLGVRFVLTSRLTSFAFHPGFPVDRRHNAKIFRDRLAQWVARRPFAITRS